The following proteins are encoded in a genomic region of Corallococcus silvisoli:
- a CDS encoding GNAT family N-acetyltransferase: protein MSQPIVRTMTPAPDANAFRIRRARRGDAEVMAQLLRELGYPQGTDQQTVHWVISHPEIEIFVAGDPQDRAVGMVSFSHRPQLRLRGRVATVDELVVSEGWRRRGVGRALLAQVAQRGKVLSVKQLQLIAPINVTDETRAFYRACGYVEGDSGVFRHAESEAQR, encoded by the coding sequence GTGTCCCAGCCCATCGTCCGCACCATGACCCCCGCCCCTGACGCCAACGCCTTCCGCATCCGCCGCGCGCGCCGTGGCGACGCCGAGGTCATGGCCCAGCTGCTGCGCGAGCTGGGCTACCCCCAGGGCACCGATCAGCAGACAGTGCACTGGGTCATCAGCCATCCGGAGATTGAGATCTTCGTCGCGGGGGATCCGCAGGACCGCGCGGTGGGCATGGTGTCCTTCTCCCACCGGCCGCAGCTGCGGCTGCGCGGGCGCGTGGCCACGGTGGACGAGCTGGTCGTCTCCGAGGGCTGGCGCCGCCGGGGCGTGGGCCGAGCGCTGCTGGCGCAGGTGGCCCAGCGCGGCAAGGTGCTGAGCGTGAAGCAGCTCCAGCTCATCGCCCCCATCAACGTCACCGACGAGACGCGCGCCTTCTACCGGGCGTGCGGCTACGTCGAAGGCGACTCGGGGGTGTTCCGCCACGCCGAGAGCGAAGCCCAGCGGTAG
- a CDS encoding TIGR02266 family protein, with translation MNTKLDGPVEPDPYLNRRAEERVAARFEVRFEQAEDAARALRAYSLNLSAGGLCLRTRKSYDVGAQVRLAMVVDGEEFHLTGIVAWVRDEAEAIGVRFIDVSEEDHERLRRVVASFKR, from the coding sequence ATGAACACGAAGCTGGATGGGCCGGTGGAGCCAGACCCGTACTTGAACCGTCGCGCCGAGGAACGGGTGGCGGCGCGGTTCGAGGTGCGCTTCGAGCAGGCGGAGGACGCGGCGCGCGCGCTGCGGGCCTACTCCCTGAATCTGTCCGCGGGGGGCCTGTGCCTGCGCACGCGCAAGTCCTACGACGTGGGCGCGCAGGTGCGCCTGGCCATGGTGGTGGATGGCGAGGAGTTCCACCTCACCGGCATCGTCGCCTGGGTGCGCGACGAGGCGGAGGCCATCGGCGTGCGGTTCATCGACGTGAGCGAAGAGGACCACGAGCGCCTGCGCCGCGTCGTCGCGAGCTTCAAGCGCTGA